In one window of Nerophis ophidion isolate RoL-2023_Sa linkage group LG05, RoL_Noph_v1.0, whole genome shotgun sequence DNA:
- the LOC133552854 gene encoding uncharacterized protein LOC133552854 isoform X2 encodes MCKTQMLRTLVNQRLSVAVDEIFVVFERTIAEFEEELSRTKEDNERQRLLLDAVFNNQVVLQRADVHEEHLSPEQQEFIARVEQEPLQPHHIKEEDQRHNPEELQKFPKISVTVKNEDDGDIDEREEKLEGQPTSSSSTQHMTTEADGGSQADNLLAPLSYRGTQVLPER; translated from the exons ATGTGCAAGACACAAATGCTGCGGACGTTGGTGAATCAGCGACTGAGTGTGGCCGTCGatgaaatatttgtagtgtttgaAAGGACGATAGCAGAGTTCGAAGAGGAACTTTCTCGAACAAAAGAGGACAACGAGCGACAACGTCTACTTCTCGACGCTGTTTTCAACAATCAGGTTGTATTACAGAGAGCAG ACGTTCATGAAGAACATCTTTCGCCTGAGCAGCAGGAGTTCATCGCCAGGGTGGAGCAGGAGCCGCTACAACCTCACCACATTAAAGAAGAAGACCAGCGTCACAACCCAGAGGAACTACAGAAGTTCCCAAAGATTAGTGTCACTGTGAAAAATGAAGATGATGGAGACATAGATGAACGTGAGGAGAAGCTAGAGGGGCAGCCtacaagcagcagctcaacacaacacatgacaacagaagctgatggaggaTCACAGGCAGACAATCTCTTAGCGCCACTATCATATAG GGGAACACAAGTCTTGCCTGAAAGATAA
- the LOC133552854 gene encoding zinc finger protein 12-like isoform X1, which translates to MCKTQMLRTLVNQRLSVAVDEIFVVFERTIAEFEEELSRTKEDNERQRLLLDAVFNNQVVLQRADVHEEHLSPEQQEFIARVEQEPLQPHHIKEEDQRHNPEELQKFPKISVTVKNEDDGDIDEREEKLEGQPTSSSSTQHMTTEADGGSQADNLLAPLSYRYDPTSNTPDTDDEDPKADMTCYTDHTYFKCSQCDKTFNHRCSLKRHTKTHTGEKPFVCSVCGKTFYEKADFKIHTRIHTGEKPFPCSVCGAGFVRSQHLKRHMRIHTGENTYSCVSCNKSFCERTALVVHMRRHTGEKVFSCNVCNERFFYKYQINNHKCAHENSSRK; encoded by the exons ATGTGCAAGACACAAATGCTGCGGACGTTGGTGAATCAGCGACTGAGTGTGGCCGTCGatgaaatatttgtagtgtttgaAAGGACGATAGCAGAGTTCGAAGAGGAACTTTCTCGAACAAAAGAGGACAACGAGCGACAACGTCTACTTCTCGACGCTGTTTTCAACAATCAGGTTGTATTACAGAGAGCAG ACGTTCATGAAGAACATCTTTCGCCTGAGCAGCAGGAGTTCATCGCCAGGGTGGAGCAGGAGCCGCTACAACCTCACCACATTAAAGAAGAAGACCAGCGTCACAACCCAGAGGAACTACAGAAGTTCCCAAAGATTAGTGTCACTGTGAAAAATGAAGATGATGGAGACATAGATGAACGTGAGGAGAAGCTAGAGGGGCAGCCtacaagcagcagctcaacacaacacatgacaacagaagctgatggaggaTCACAGGCAGACAATCTCTTAGCGCCACTATCATATAGGTACGACCCAACATCCAAcactcctgacactgatgatgaagaccctaaagcagacatgacatgTTACACTGACCACACATACTTCAAATGCTCTCAGTGCGACAAAACATTTAATCACCGTtgtagtctgaaaagacacacgaaaacacacacaggagaaaaaccattcgtgtgctcagtttgtggcaaaacGTTCTATGAGAAGGCCGATTTTAAAATACACacaagaatacacactggagagaaaccgtttCCATGTTCAGTCTGTGGTGCAGGTTTTGTCCGTtctcaacatttgaaaagacacatgagaatacacaccggagaaaacACATATTCTTGTGTaagctgcaacaaaagcttttgtgAGCGAACAGCACTtgtagtacacatgagaagacacactggtgagAAAGTGTTCAGTTGCAACGTGTGCAATGAAAGATTTTTTTATAAGTACCAGATTAACAATCACAAGTGTGCTCATGAGAACAGCAGCCGTAAATGA